One genomic segment of Anaerosporomusa subterranea includes these proteins:
- a CDS encoding dihydroxy-acid dehydratase, translating into MNRRGNEKDMTEAYFVGLMSSAGYRKKDIQKPIIGIINSYTDVNPGHKPFAELVQYVKEGIWAAGGTPGEFGVPAPCDGMAQGPGMHYILPQRDLIAASVEAMVEAHGFDGLVFLGSCDKIIPGMLMAAAHLDLPAIFLTAGAMLPYQEAGKVYCTSDLKEAIGKFKKGEIDEKTFDRWRENMCSSAGTCSMYGTANTMGAFLEATGVAPFGSSTMLFCDGRKTRQARNVGERIVELVQEGKRFSHFMNDVSLRNGIKHISASGGSTNAVLHTLALAKVMNVKFDLQDFDQVQSSVPVVAKFKPSAALNINDFHQAGGVPAVLATIKDKLDLSAPLAMGGTLGAFLNEFDETIDRNVIKTQEEALLPDGCFSIIKGNLAPLGAVVKKSGVEPQMYHHVGPAVVFNSEEEVRDYLINKTVEPGSVLVVRYEGPKGGPGMRELSIPAAMLVGMGLHTSVAMITDGRFSGATRGPCVGHITPEAWVGGPLALVEDGDIIEIDLERNLIELKVSEAEVELRRKNIQKPTRKLNGVLAAYRNGVGGAEQGAVWLYRDDWND; encoded by the coding sequence ATGAACAGACGTGGTAATGAAAAAGATATGACAGAAGCGTATTTTGTTGGCTTGATGAGTTCAGCAGGCTATAGAAAAAAGGATATTCAAAAGCCTATCATTGGTATTATTAATTCATATACCGATGTGAATCCTGGACATAAGCCATTTGCTGAGCTTGTGCAGTATGTAAAAGAGGGAATTTGGGCGGCAGGCGGAACGCCGGGCGAGTTTGGCGTTCCGGCACCGTGTGACGGAATGGCGCAAGGACCTGGGATGCATTATATATTACCGCAACGCGACCTGATTGCAGCCTCGGTTGAGGCAATGGTCGAGGCGCACGGCTTTGATGGATTGGTGTTTTTAGGATCTTGCGACAAAATTATACCCGGCATGTTGATGGCTGCAGCACATCTTGATTTGCCGGCAATTTTTCTAACAGCTGGAGCAATGCTGCCCTATCAGGAAGCGGGAAAAGTTTACTGTACCAGTGATTTAAAAGAAGCCATTGGTAAGTTCAAAAAGGGAGAGATTGACGAAAAAACCTTTGATCGTTGGCGGGAAAATATGTGCTCTTCGGCGGGAACTTGTTCGATGTATGGAACCGCAAATACGATGGGCGCCTTTTTAGAGGCGACAGGGGTTGCGCCTTTCGGATCGTCAACAATGCTCTTTTGTGATGGAAGAAAGACAAGACAAGCTAGAAATGTTGGGGAACGAATTGTTGAACTTGTACAAGAAGGTAAACGTTTTTCCCATTTTATGAATGATGTTTCTTTACGAAATGGGATTAAGCATATTTCGGCCAGCGGCGGTTCGACGAATGCGGTTTTGCATACCTTGGCATTGGCGAAAGTAATGAACGTGAAGTTTGATCTTCAGGATTTTGACCAGGTACAGTCGTCCGTTCCGGTAGTAGCCAAGTTCAAACCGTCTGCAGCTTTGAACATCAATGATTTCCATCAAGCCGGCGGAGTTCCCGCTGTACTTGCTACCATTAAGGATAAACTTGATCTTTCCGCGCCTCTTGCTATGGGCGGGACGTTGGGTGCTTTTCTGAATGAGTTTGATGAAACGATTGATAGAAATGTTATCAAGACTCAAGAAGAGGCTTTGCTGCCCGATGGTTGCTTCTCCATTATAAAAGGTAACCTGGCTCCACTAGGCGCGGTTGTGAAAAAGAGCGGCGTCGAACCGCAAATGTATCATCATGTCGGGCCGGCAGTCGTATTTAACTCGGAAGAAGAGGTGCGGGATTATCTAATCAATAAAACGGTGGAGCCCGGATCGGTTCTGGTTGTTCGGTATGAAGGACCGAAGGGCGGACCCGGCATGAGAGAGCTATCAATTCCGGCGGCAATGTTAGTGGGTATGGGATTGCATACCTCAGTAGCGATGATTACTGACGGACGTTTCTCGGGGGCTACTCGCGGTCCATGTGTAGGCCACATTACACCTGAAGCATGGGTTGGCGGTCCACTTGCCTTGGTAGAAGACGGTGATATCATCGAGATTGACCTAGAGCGCAACTTAATTGAGCTAAAAGTGTCGGAAGCTGAAGTCGAATTGCGCAGGAAAAATATCCAGAAACCGACACGAAAGTTGAATGGCGTATTAGCTGCTTACAGGAATGGGGTCGGTGGCGCTGAACAGGGGGCAGTTTGGCTTTATAGAGATGACTGGAATGATTGA
- a CDS encoding anion permease, with translation MGKNFRIAAILITGLSLWFSPVPAGLSVKAWHLFAIVASTILGYILQPIPMGAIGLTSVVLCVITKTTSLPEALSGYSDSTIWLVVSAILFARGFINSGLGTRIAYTLVKGIGGSSLKLGYAMLISDLIIAPATPSNTARAGGILFPIVRSLASAFDSEPNPETRKKLGAYLTQTLYQSVVVTSMMFVTGIASNSLAVTFAKRIANVEISWFTWAFAASVPGIICLAFVPIIMHKLYPPEIQETGDAKRFAAKELEKMGPMTKKEKIVTCIFIAALVLWATSSWTNLSATIVAILAVVAMIWLGAMSYKDAAGESMAWDNLLWMGTLIGLAGLLEKFGFIKWFATLVGSSIVGVSWISALYVLAIVYIVSHYFFAGTSSHVTAMYGAFLAVAISAGAPPYYAALVLGFASVICAGLTHYAMGPSPVLFAPGYVTQAEWWRLGLIFTVFNGVIWFGIGPFWWKLIGLW, from the coding sequence ATGGGCAAGAATTTTCGTATTGCAGCAATCCTAATAACTGGCCTTTCTCTCTGGTTCTCGCCTGTGCCAGCAGGCCTATCAGTAAAAGCATGGCATCTTTTTGCTATTGTTGCATCAACAATATTAGGTTATATATTACAACCTATTCCAATGGGAGCCATCGGCTTGACCAGTGTCGTTCTTTGTGTAATCACAAAAACAACGTCTCTCCCTGAAGCACTATCAGGATATAGCGATTCAACAATTTGGTTAGTTGTTTCAGCAATTCTATTTGCAAGAGGCTTCATTAATTCCGGTCTAGGAACCCGAATTGCTTATACGTTAGTAAAAGGGATTGGTGGAAGTTCCTTAAAACTAGGTTATGCAATGCTAATTAGTGATTTAATTATCGCACCCGCAACTCCTTCAAATACGGCGCGTGCAGGAGGCATATTGTTCCCGATTGTACGGAGCTTGGCTTCTGCATTTGACTCAGAACCAAATCCTGAAACACGAAAAAAACTCGGAGCTTATTTAACCCAAACACTGTACCAAAGCGTGGTTGTCACCTCAATGATGTTTGTCACTGGGATAGCGTCAAACTCTTTGGCCGTGACGTTTGCTAAAAGAATCGCCAACGTGGAAATTTCTTGGTTTACCTGGGCTTTTGCCGCTAGTGTACCTGGCATAATTTGTTTAGCCTTTGTCCCAATTATTATGCACAAATTATATCCCCCTGAAATTCAAGAAACGGGAGACGCAAAACGCTTTGCTGCCAAGGAATTAGAAAAAATGGGACCCATGACCAAAAAAGAGAAGATCGTTACCTGTATTTTTATTGCAGCATTGGTATTATGGGCCACCTCTTCATGGACAAATCTTTCTGCTACAATTGTTGCTATCTTAGCTGTAGTAGCGATGATATGGCTTGGTGCAATGTCATATAAAGACGCCGCAGGAGAATCGATGGCTTGGGATAATCTACTTTGGATGGGTACATTGATTGGGCTTGCTGGCTTATTAGAAAAATTTGGTTTTATCAAATGGTTTGCTACTCTTGTTGGAAGTTCGATTGTCGGGGTTTCTTGGATTAGTGCTTTGTACGTTCTGGCAATAGTCTATATCGTATCACACTACTTTTTCGCAGGAACTTCTTCACATGTTACAGCAATGTACGGAGCTTTTTTAGCTGTCGCAATTTCTGCAGGTGCACCACCTTACTATGCAGCGCTAGTCTTAGGGTTTGCCAGTGTAATTTGCGCAGGATTAACTCATTATGCTATGGGGCCATCTCCGGTATTATTCGCTCCTGGTTACGTTACCCAAGCAGAATGGTGGAGATTAGGTTTAATTTTTACTGTATTTAATGGAGTTATCTGGTTTGGTATTGGCCCATTCTGGTGGAAACTAATTGGTCTGTGGTAA